One Spiroplasma sp. NBRC 100390 DNA window includes the following coding sequences:
- a CDS encoding lipoprotein: MKKLLSLLGAISLTATSTISLMACGGGKPNKSFNSQDENEKLQGENEELHKENKKLKDENQKLKWKINKNILFIDSINPPIMVNAVQPNKVKESELVIALTPKVLEAVKTIDDSLTENDFVIGFKDYFNHRQPHVIDLTTPKKIRVIIGARNKTIDDKEFDVLLPVASNH, from the coding sequence ATGAAAAAATTACTAAGCTTATTAGGTGCAATTAGTTTAACTGCAACAAGTACAATAAGTTTAATGGCTTGCGGAGGAGGAAAACCAAATAAAAGTTTCAATAGTCAAGATGAGAATGAAAAGTTACAAGGTGAAAACGAAGAGTTACACAAAGAGAACAAAAAATTAAAGGATGAGAATCAAAAACTAAAATGAAAAATTAATAAAAATATTTTATTTATTGATTCTATTAATCCGCCAATTATGGTTAACGCTGTTCAACCAAATAAGGTAAAAGAATCTGAGCTAGTTATTGCATTGACCCCAAAAGTTTTAGAAGCAGTCAAAACAATTGATGATTCATTAACAGAAAATGATTTTGTCATTGGTTTTAAAGATTATTTTAATCATAGACAGCCACATGTTATTGATTTAACGACACCTAAAAAAATTAGAGTAATCATTGGAGCACGAAACAAAACAATTGATGACAAAGAATTTGATGTTCTTTTACCAGTCGCAAGCAATCATTAA
- the lepA gene encoding translation elongation factor 4 yields MDKKLIRNFSIIAHIDHGKSTLADRILELTGTVDKREMQEQLLDSMDLERERGITIKLNSVQLKYHAQDKQEYVFHLIDTPGHVDFTYEVSRSLAACEGAILVVDAAQGIEAQTLANVYLAIDNNLEIIPVINKIDLPSADPERVKEEIEKLIGIPTTNAPLISAKTGLNIDQVLEAIVQYIPAPLDADDNKPLQALIFDSHYDKYRGVMVSIRIKQGTVHVGDKIKLMNTKAIYEVTELGVKTPKEVKKDFLVAGEVGWLAASIKMVRDVRVGDTITTVANPATEPLPGYKKMNPMVFCGLYPIDSAKYKDLKEALEKIQLSDASLVYEPETSQALGFGFRCGFLGLLHMDVIQERLEREYNLELIATAPSVIYHVYLTNKEVITIDNPSDLPPVQKIDRIEEPFVKATIMTPDQYIGPLMELCQHKRGTYVNLEYIDDTRRILTYEMPLNEIVFDFFDRLKSISKGYASLDYEFIGYRPNKLVKMDILLNGDIIDALSIIVHRDFAYGRGKALCAKLKEIIPRQNFEVPIQAAINHKVIAREDIKAMRKNVLAKCYGGDITRKKKLLEKQKEGKKRMKAIGSVEVPQEAFMAVLKLDD; encoded by the coding sequence ATGGATAAAAAATTAATTCGTAATTTTTCAATTATTGCCCATATTGATCATGGTAAATCAACCTTAGCTGATCGAATTTTGGAACTAACGGGAACTGTTGATAAACGAGAAATGCAAGAACAATTATTAGATTCAATGGATTTAGAACGTGAACGCGGGATTACCATTAAATTAAATTCCGTGCAATTAAAATACCATGCTCAAGATAAGCAAGAATACGTTTTTCATTTAATTGATACCCCGGGGCATGTTGATTTTACCTACGAGGTATCACGGAGTTTAGCTGCATGTGAGGGAGCGATTTTAGTCGTTGATGCTGCTCAAGGGATTGAAGCACAGACCCTAGCAAATGTTTATTTAGCAATTGATAATAATTTGGAAATTATTCCTGTCATTAATAAAATTGACTTACCATCAGCTGATCCGGAACGAGTAAAAGAAGAAATTGAAAAGTTAATTGGGATTCCAACCACTAATGCCCCATTAATTAGTGCTAAAACTGGTTTGAACATCGATCAAGTCTTAGAAGCAATTGTGCAATATATTCCAGCACCGTTAGATGCGGATGATAATAAACCTTTACAAGCGCTAATTTTTGACTCGCATTATGATAAATACCGTGGGGTAATGGTTTCGATTCGGATTAAACAAGGAACAGTCCATGTTGGTGATAAGATTAAATTAATGAATACAAAGGCCATTTATGAAGTAACAGAATTAGGGGTTAAAACTCCAAAAGAAGTTAAAAAGGATTTCTTAGTTGCTGGTGAGGTTGGTTGATTAGCAGCAAGTATTAAAATGGTCCGTGATGTCCGGGTAGGAGATACGATTACAACCGTGGCAAACCCAGCAACTGAACCATTACCGGGGTATAAGAAAATGAATCCAATGGTTTTTTGTGGGTTATATCCAATTGATTCAGCAAAGTATAAAGATTTAAAAGAAGCATTAGAAAAGATTCAATTATCCGATGCATCATTAGTGTATGAACCAGAAACTTCGCAGGCATTAGGATTTGGTTTTCGGTGTGGGTTTTTAGGATTATTACATATGGATGTAATTCAAGAACGCCTAGAACGGGAATATAACTTAGAATTAATTGCAACAGCGCCATCAGTAATTTACCATGTTTATTTAACAAACAAAGAAGTGATTACAATTGATAATCCAAGTGATTTACCACCAGTACAAAAAATTGACCGTATTGAAGAACCTTTTGTTAAAGCAACAATAATGACGCCTGACCAATATATTGGTCCATTAATGGAATTATGTCAACATAAACGGGGAACATATGTTAATCTAGAATATATTGATGATACGCGACGAATTCTCACATATGAAATGCCATTAAATGAAATTGTTTTTGATTTTTTTGATCGTTTAAAATCAATTAGTAAGGGTTATGCTTCCTTAGATTATGAGTTTATTGGTTATCGTCCAAATAAACTAGTAAAAATGGATATTTTATTAAATGGTGATATTATTGATGCTTTATCGATTATTGTTCACCGTGATTTTGCCTATGGTCGTGGAAAAGCGTTATGTGCTAAGTTAAAAGAAATTATTCCGCGACAAAACTTTGAAGTTCCCATTCAAGCGGCCATTAATCATAAGGTCATTGCTCGTGAAGATATTAAGGCAATGCGCAAAAATGTTTTAGCAAAATGTTATGGGGGCGATATTACCCGGAAAAAGAAATTATTAGAAAAACAAAAAGAAGGAAAAAAACGAATGAAAGCAATTGGGTCGGTTGAAGTACCGCAAGAAGCTTTTATGGCTGTTTTAAAATTAGATGATTAA